The genomic window CCTGATCATGGATCCACACATTTTATCCCCAGGGTGAGCAGCTGGCCACCCTGTTGGCTGTGCTAGTGAAAACCCAACCCCTAGAAGATCATGAGGGCTTTTCAGAGCCAAAGAAAAAGCACACTTCCACCTTCTCGAGTGGTCCTCACACTTCCCTCCCACACAAAGGCTCAAAGTGTGCTGCCTGACCACAGGGTCTCACCTGCCCACTGCCCTACCTTGCCCCAGTGCTTACTTACCTGTGTGAGTACGAAGATGAGCTTTGAGGTGGGAACTTTTGAAGTAGGTCTTCCGACAGCCCGGGAAGTTGCAAACATAGTTCCTCCTTCGGGAAAAGTCTACCTGAGGGGCACAATTTTGGCTGGAAGCAATGAAGACTGGAGCAGGGGCAAGGGGCAACAACTTGGTGTTCCCAATAGTCATGACGCTGGCAGAGCAGGTGGCAGGCTGGGGGACCGCTCCCGAGGGCAGGACCAGCATGACGGCTCCCTGAGGCACAGGCGATCCCACCAGCACAGGTGGAGGCACCGGAGCAGCCTGGGGCAGGATGGGTTTGACGGTCCCCGCAGACAACTGGGGAGGGGGCTTCAAAAAAGCTGGTAAAGTCCCACTTTGTCCAGTCACAGGGATCATTTGGCAAAGGACAGGGGgactggggacagggacagagatcAGAGGGGTGGTTTTCCTTGGTAAGTCATTTTCATAATTCTTTGGTGAGCAGGTTTGAACTGCCATGGGCCACCCTGCCTGTTGGCCTTTGTCAGTGGGGAGCAGGCCCCCAGACTTGCGCAAGCAAGGCTGACAGGACACCAAGTTAGTGTTGAGTAATCTGTCTGTGAGGCCTGAGTCCTGCAAAGCTTCAAAATGTCCCAGAAACTGTGCTTCTCCTTCTCTGTTGTCAGAAAGTCGTCGTTCTGGAGTCTGGATGGCAGGAAAGTGGACAGGAACAGGACCCTCCCCAGTGTGGCGGATCACACTGGTCACCACGGCCCTGCAGGGGGGGCCAGGGGCTGGCTCTAGTGGCTCTAGCTTCAAACCTGGCAAGCGCATCTCCACCCTCCTGCTCAGCACTCTGGCTGCAGCAGCAGAGGACGGGGAGATGGCCATCTCTTTGCGTGCTTTGGAATCAGTTGCTTGGGAAGGAACAGGTAATCCCGTTGATGGTTCCACGAGATCAGGGCTCTGAGGAGGTGTTATgcacttaaaaacaaaagtacCATGGGAAAACGTCATTTtggttaaattttaaaacagacttTATTGATCACGTTGTCCCCAACACCTTTACACAGAAACATCTAGAGGAAACTGGTCTAAGCCTGCTCTTAACACCTCAGCAGGTTTCACGGCCGCAGGAGGCACTTCACTTTCTCAGCTTCTCCCTATGGCATTGAGCCCTCCCAAACCTGCAGAAGATCCCAATGCTGTGGAATTCAGTGGGGCTCCCAGCAGCCAGGCCCACACTTCTAACACCCTGTCTGCCACCCACAGTCCCTTCTCAACCCTCTCCAGATCTGCTTTCTACACTCCTCTTCCAGTGCAAGCATCCAGCCCAGGACATCACGTCACAATTTTCACTGTTAGCAACCTCTAGCTCTCAAATTCTCCAAGCTGAGAAACAATTTCTCTAAGTCCTTTGACAGCTGtagcaagtttaaaaaaaaaaaaaaaagagagagagagacaaaaaatagTGATTTACAGCATCCAACTCAGAAAAGAAGCTGGCTGCTACAGGAAAGCAGAGGTGCCACCCAACTAAGGCCACCTGATGTCAAAGCACGTGCTTTCTCCAGCTGCCACCCAAACATCCTGATCCTAGACTGAGCCTGGGTCACCGGGAGAATCTCAGCCCCGACCCAGGATTCCCTAGGAAAACAAGTAAATTTCACTTTCTCCATCAATCTGTAGGGTTCATCCTATGGACACTAACTACAGAGCTAGCAAGCTATGAAAAGAGCACATTTTTAAGAGATGAAGAGGGAGTTTTTACTCCTCCCGACCCACACAAACGGAGGGCTGCAACTTATTTGCTAGCATCCCAGTGACTCTTCCCATGAAGAACTTTGTGAGGAACACATTTATTTAAGCTACTCTAGTTATTTCACAAAAATGCTCCTCCTCTGTTCCCACCTCCTCTTACCAGAGTCGATAAAGAATGGAAGTCCTTTGGTAGCTCAGGTGCAGATGCATCCACATGCACAGTGGTGGTGACGTCCCCAGAGTCAGAAACAGGTGTGAGGGGTCTTATCTTTAATAGGTCACCTTTCTGGGATCTTTGACCCCAGGAGCTCATACAAACAAGAGCCTCAACAGCTTCGATGTCTGTCTGCTCCAAGATGCTGCACGTAGACCTTTCGCTGTCGTGCCGCTTCCTCTCCAGGATTGACTCACATATGTCCATGATGTCGACCTAAAGGCAATACAATGGCTTCTCAGTGCAGGAGAAAAACAGGAAAGGTAACCCATGCTGGGTACGTGAACACGCACACCAGAAGCCTGTACTATGCATGTAATGCATGGGCAATATCCCACACACAACAGCTCTGCATTCTAGTAAAAGATGTTAACGGAACACTCACGACAACTCTGCTTTCAAGCCAACACCCTGAAGACTGAACTTAGCTGGCAAGCAGTTTCCACCAAAACCCTCAGTCTTAAAAAAGGTCACTAAGTTCATGTTTTTCTTGGGTAAATGATTAGTAGGACTTTAACCCAAGAGGTATAAGCCACAGTGACCCCTGGAAGCTGTCACACAGGAAGGATGAACTGATACTGACGCCATCTAACAGGTCTGCCAGTGAGTAAGATCCCCTGATGATGGCTGAGTTGGCAAAGCCACCAGAGCAGTGTCCCTACAGAGGCCTTTTTAGACACTCTGTGGAGCACTCACCCTCCCCCTTTAAGCAGGCGACTCCCACGGTAGCATTTCCAGCGGCTGAACTCCATGGGCTGCTGCAGGGAGATCCCATGGCGATTTAGCCTGTTTCCTCAACAGACCCTGAAACATTGTCACTTGTGACTGCCCCAAGGATGGCAGAGGATGAGAGAGTGTCTGTAAGAGATCTGCCACAACCCAGCGGAGGGATCACTTCCCGGTGTATGGCACCATCTCTTTTTAAGTGGGAGGAGGAAAGCGAATACAATCAGCAGATTTCTTCCAAAAGAATGTCTGTAAAGACACACATTTCCACTCAATTTGCCTAAGCACCAAAACTTCCTGTCTGCCCGTGTTCCCCCCAGACCAAATGAGTAAAGAAAAGGCCTTTACAAATGCCACTCCGTCCGGCAGTTCAGTGCACGAAACTCACTGTGAAGTCACAACGTGGGCCGCCCAGCGTTGCCTCAGGGGCCCGAGAGCCAGCTGCCCGCACAACGAAGGCCCAGCCACGCCCGCCAGGCCCCGCTCAGGCCCGCAGCTGCCCGCACACCATGACCACCGTGCTCGGCCCAAGTCCACGCGGCCGCCTCCCCGCAACCCCCAGGTCCAGGTGCGCAAGGCAGCTGCCGCCCGCGTGCCGCGTTCCCGCCAACAGCCCCGGTCCCGCCCCCGCAGCCCGCCTTCCCGACCCAGTCCTCCGTCTGCCCCGCAGCCCGCCTTCCCGCCCCCTCGggctcgccccgcccccgccgcccgcgTGCCGCGTCCCCGCCAGCCGCGCCCCCGCCCTACAGCCGCCCTCCGCACTGGACCGGGGTGACGTCATGGCTGGAAATAGCCCGCGGCCCGCGGGGCGGGACCACTGCCAGAGCGCTAGACAAAGCTGCGCATCCGCCGGCGCGGGGcacacgccccctccccgccccgggcCGACCCCGCGCGGCCACCGCCCCGCCCGGCCTCGGAGCCCGCCCCGAGCCCCAAGCCCTGCAGCCGTGGCAGCCGCGGCAAGGTCCGCACACCACCCGTTCACGCTGGCCCCGCACCGCGGCGCGCCCCTCGCCTCGCCCCTCACTCAGGCTGCCCCGCCCGTGCCAGCCCTGCCACTCACCGCGCGCGCGTCGCCCGGGCCCGAGAAGCCGGGCCCGTGCATGGTGCCGGCAGACAGGAGGCAACAAAGCGGCTGCGGGGCGTGAGCTCGGCGCACGGCAGCGGCCGCACGTGCGCGGCGGGCGGCGGGAACCCTGAGCTCCTGCGGCCGGCGCGCGCCTCCGCCCGCCCGCACAGCTCTGCCCCGGCGCAGCCCTCGCGgcgcgggaggggcggggctgccGCGGACAGAGCGGCCGCAAGGGGGCGGGGCGCGCAGGCAAAACCAAAATAGACCGCGCCcctccggggcggggcctgccGCCGCCAGCCAATCCGTGACCTGCCCGTGCGCGGCCGGCCAATGGGCGCCGTAGGGGGCCGCGTGATCGCAGCCTGGTCGCAGCGTGATCCGGCGGAGCGGGATGCGGCACGTGTTTTGGTCGGAGCGAGAGGGCGGGGCTTGAGGCCCTGGAAAGTAGGGGAAAGGTCCCGGCGGCAGCGCGGCAGGAGCGCGGCACAAGGGGGCGCTAGGGCGAAGGGGGCGGTGCCGCGGCGTCCCGGGAAGTCCCGGGGTCGGGgtcgggccggggccggggccggggccggggccggggccaggCTCTCCGGGCTGGGTGGGGGACCGCACTTAAAGGGGCCGCCTGCATCTGCCCGGAGCGCAGGCCCCCCGGAGTGAGTCCGCCGGGTAGCAAGGACCGATCTGGAGGTCTCAACCCggtttggttgtttccagtttctggtAATCTACCTTCGGCTCTTAGGAGTGCATCTCTGACTGGGAAGAGATTTGAGAGCTGGCTGGTTCTAGGTGGCATTCCTGCGTCTGCTCCATTCTACTGACACCCAGAGCCCAAGCTCCACTGGGGTCTTCTGCGGACGCCCCTCCTCAGGCGTCTCTGGGCTGAAGTCTGCCACCCTGTTACAGGGTCAGGGGAGGCCAGGATGGGTAATTGCCTGAAAGGAGCGGGGTAAAACCCGCCCATTTTCCCCAGACCCTGTGGAAATGCCACCCCCTCCAGGAAGTCCGCAGGCCTAAATGAGAGAACTGGTCCTGTGCCACTGCACCTTTTTTTTGTTCTGCACTTTGCTCGTATCTCTTGGTGTGGTTTTTCCACTTCTGCAGCGCTAAGTTCTTGGAGAGCAGGTGTTTGCATCGCCACAGCCTGCAGTGCAGCAGTGGAACATCCCCCTCTTCGTCCATGGAGCCCACCTTTGCAGAGCCCTGACATGGGCTGGCGCAGTGCAAGGTGCAGGAGACCGCAGTGAGGATCCTCGTCCCTAAAAGCCCACAGCCTGTGAGCGTAGACAGCATCCCTGATCCGCGGGGGCTGTGCTCTGAGTGAGAGAAGCCCTGGGCCCACGGAGACATGCCCAGCCTGAGCAAACTCACAAGAGAAGGCAGAGTGTCCCCCTcattctgagaaggaaactgaggtcgGCCCAGGCCTCTTGCCACCAACTGTTCTTCATAGGCCTACTCTGGTTAGGCACGGGGGTTGAGTAGGCTGAAGAGGTATTTGCTGAAAGTAAGAGTGAAGATGAAGTGAGCATGATTAACTGACTCAGCAGAAGGCAGGGTGCATGGGCTTCGGAGTCAGACCTGGATccaaatccctgctctgccattGTGACCTTGACCTTGACTCATTCTTACAGGACAAGAGGTAGGGGCAGCTCTCCCAGGAGCTGGTCTCTGGCTTCTCGTCCCAGGCTCTGTTTCTACTCCCTGGACGGCAGCCGTATGTGGGAACGTGGATAGCAGGCTGGCTCAGGCTGCAGACATgagcccctgctctgccctggtctAGCCAGTCTTCCGGGTAGATGGGCTGTGGTCACTGCCAGACCCCTGATTTTGCCCACAGTGAGAAGGATAAGGAATGTGTAAACTAAAGACAGTTTGGAGTCATTCCCTGAGAGACATCACTGAGAACTTCGTTGGCACCAAGCCCCACAGACCCTCGAGGAGAGCAGGGTCTGGCAGGCCAACTAGATGTGGCCACAGATAATTCCTATGCAGAAAGCTTGAACTACAGGCCAGAAGGCCACCACTTTCTCGTGCTTACTTCCAGAGAGTCTATGGGTATGCACGCATATTCTTACTCAAAGGATAGTGCTCTATACTCTGTGCCTTGCTTGTTgactttataatattaaatacatcTTGGAATTTATTGCTGTTAGTACATAAAGATCAACcttattaaataatattccatcatatggatgtgttataatttatttaacactcTGGTTACATAACCAGGACATTTAGCATGTTTCCAGTCTGCCAGGAACATCATGTCCATCCATTGCCCACATGGAAGGAAAACTACAGCATCTGATCCTAAAATTGGAATTGCTGGGTGACTGATctgtgcatttcttttctttcttcttcttcttcttcttcttttttttttttttttgtacatttattgaAGTGTAGCACAGTATAGCATGGATataaaaaaaagtgcaaaaatgtgtacaattcagtgaattttcacaaagcaaCTGCACTGTGTCACCAGCATCCAGACCAAGAAGCAGAATACTTGCAGAATCCTAGAGAACCCCTTGAGCCCCTTCCAGCCAGTACTTCCCTCTTCTCTGACCCGCCTGCACAGGATAATCCTTATGATGACTTCTTAACACCGTGGTGGGTTTTGCATGTATTGAAACTTTTACAAAGAACATACTATATGTTTAATTTGGGGTCTGGATTCTTTCACTCAGTGTTTTGCTGCATGTAGTGGGAATTTGTTTATTCTCATTGTTGTAGAATATACCCCAATCTATTGGTCCATTCTTCTGTTGGtgaacatttgtattgtttcaaaTCTGAGGCTGTTTTGAAGaaagctgctatgaaaattttGATATGTGGGTATGTGCATTTTTAAGTTGGAAAGATACTATCATTTTGCCCTCCAAACGTGCTGTCCTGCTTGTTTACCCCACCAACAACGATGGACTGCAAAGCCAGTTCCcgatttctttcctttcttgtttttttgttttttttttaagacaggatcttactctgtcaccggggttagagtgcagtggcgtcatcacagctcactgtaacttcaaactcctggactcaagccatccttctgcctcaccctccccagtagctgggactacaggcatgaaccatctcgcccggctaattttttaattttttgtagagactggatcttgctatgttgctcaagctggtctcgaactcctggcctcaagctatcctctggcctcggcctcccaaattgctaggatgaCAGatgcgagccaccacgcccagcccagttCCCCATTTTTTTACTGATACCTGGGCCTTCTTAGGTTGTCTGACATTTACCaagctaagtgaaaaaaatgagagtttataatattattttgtatttctttgatggaCTTGAGAATGTCTCATATATTTGAAAGCCATCTTGATTTCCTGTGAACTTTAGAAGGAATTTTAAATGGTAGTATAAAAACTTGAGCATGTTTCCATGCTGAAGGGAAGGAgtggagaaaatgaaacaatgCAAGGGGGAGCTGATAGCAGAATGAGGCTGGAGCggtggggagggtgaggagggtggggagggagtgctCCCGGCAGGGAGCCAGCCCCGTGCAGAGGAAGGACCTGCTTCATCAGAGGGCGAGGATGGGATAGGAAGAGAAGATGCTTAGAGATGCAGGAAGGTTTTGGgatagagaagagagaaggtCAGGGTGCTCACATGTGATCTACCACCTTGGTGACCTGTGAGGACAAGCCATCTGTTGAAGGCAGGGACCTTGGTGAGACTGGGACCGGGTGAGAAGAGAAAGGTTCGAAACTGACCCAGAGAAATGTGCGAAAGACTAAGCCAGGGAGAAGTGGCAGGATTGATGGCCCATGGCATTGAGAACCCAGTTAGAATTTTAGAATGACCCTGGACAAAAAATGGGGTTCTTGTCATAGGTCCTGGTATTGACGTGTTGggtcaccttgggcaagtccctttctCCTCTTTGAGTCTGTTTTCAGACCTGCAAAATGGAGTTGGAttagctctgtgtgtgtttgtttgtttgtttgttttttgagacagagtcttgctctgttgcctggtctagagtgccgtggcgtcagcctagctcacagcaacctcaaactcctgggctcaagcgatcctcctgcctcagcctcccgagtagctgggactacaggcatgcgccaccatgcccggctaattttttttctgtatatatctttagttgtccagataatttctttctatttttagtagagatgaggtctcactcttgctcagactggtctcgaactcctgagctcaagtgatcctcctgcctcggcctcccagagtgctaggattacaggtatgagcaaCCACACCCGGCCAGCTCTGTTTCTAATCAGACCTGAACTATGATCAAGTTAGTTTTCACAGTTTTGTtatgaatcagaaaaaataagGTCAAAGAATGGATTTTTCTTTCATACAGTGTTtcagtttgaatgtgtcccccaaagttcatgtgttggaaacttaatctctaatgcagcggtgttgggaggtgggacctttaaaaggtgattagtCCATGAGATCTCCACCctgtgaatggattaatgctgttattatgGGAGTGGGTTCTTTATAAAAGGATGAGTTACCGCCATCTTATTCTCCTTCTCACCGGCTCTTTTCTTTCCCACCATGGGGTGATGCCGCAGGAAGGCCCTGCCCAGATGCCAGCCCCTctatctcagacttcccagctttcagaactgtgaggcaGTAAATTTCTGATGattataaattgcccagcctTAGGCCAAGCATGgcggctcacatctgtaatcctagcactttgggagaccaaggcaggaggatcacttgacctcaggagtttgagaccaccctgggcaatatctctacaaaaaataagaagcagttatccaggtgtggtgacatgtgcccaccgtctcagctacttgggaggctgaggtgggaggatcacttgagcccaagagttctaggctgcagtgagctatgatccagccactgcactccagcctgggcaacagagcaggatcctatctcttaaataaataaataaatcacccagtttctcagatattctgttataacaacataaaacagactaagacagttaAGTATAATTTAAGAATTATCATTTATTCTGAgattatatctttttaattttttcttcctaaaatgtcCTTTTGGATGAGATGGTGATCATGGATGGCACATATGCCCTAACTTGTTAAAATATTGGCCAACCGATGGCAGCCCCTTCAATTTGTTCTGAAATCTGTGGTCAGATGAAAATCCccaaatctggccgggcgcggtggctcatgcctgtaatcctagcactctgggaggccgaggcgggtggatcgctcgaggtcaggagttcgagaccagcctgagcaagagtgagacccccgtctctactaaaaatagaaagaaattatatggacaactaaaatatatatatatacaaaaaaaattagccaggcatggtggcgcatgcctgtagtcccagctactcgggaggctgaggcagtaggatcgcttaagcccaggagtttgaggttgctgtgagctagactgacgccacggcac from Eulemur rufifrons isolate Redbay chromosome 19, OSU_ERuf_1, whole genome shotgun sequence includes these protein-coding regions:
- the KLF11 gene encoding Krueppel-like factor 11: MHGPGFSGPGDARAVDIMDICESILERKRHDSERSTCSILEQTDIEAVEALVCMSSWGQRSQKGDLLKIRPLTPVSDSGDVTTTVHVDASAPELPKDFHSLSTLCITPPQSPDLVEPSTGLPVPSQATDSKARKEMAISPSSAAAARVLSRRVEMRLPGLKLEPLEPAPGPPCRAVVTSVIRHTGEGPVPVHFPAIQTPERRLSDNREGEAQFLGHFEALQDSGLTDRLLNTNLVSCQPCLRKSGGLLPTDKGQQAGWPMAVQTCSPKNYENDLPRKTTPLISVPVPSPPVLCQMIPVTGQSGTLPAFLKPPPQLSAGTVKPILPQAAPVPPPVLVGSPVPQGAVMLVLPSGAVPQPATCSASVMTIGNTKLLPLAPAPVFIASSQNCAPQVDFSRRRNYVCNFPGCRKTYFKSSHLKAHLRTHTGEKPFSCSWDGCDKKFARSDELSRHRRTHTGEKKFVCPACDRRFMRSDHLTKHARRHMTTKKIPGWQAEVGKLNRIASAESPGSPLVSLPASA